The Candidatus Eremiobacterota bacterium genomic interval TGCGCACGAACGAGACGGCGACCCAGTCGACGCCGTGCGCGACGCCGAAGTCCAAGTGCTCGAGATCGCGTTCGGTCACCGCGTCTAGGTCGAGCGTTCCGTCGGGGTAGTTGATCCCTTGCCGCTCGCGCAGCTCACCGCCGGTCTCGATCACGGTGCGCACGCGCGGCCCGTCGATGCCGGTGACGCGCAGCGCGATCGCGCCGTCGGCGAGGTAGACACGCTTGCCGACCTCAACGTCGCGCGCGAGGCCGGCGTACGAGACGCTGACCTGGTCGGCGTCGCCGGGAATCTGGTCGGTGGTCAGCGTGAACGGCCGGCCGGGCTGCAGCCGCACCGAGCCGGTTCCGTTGCTGAAGCTTCCGGTGCGCACTTTGGGGCCGGGAAGATCCTGCAGCACCGCGACGTGCACGTTCAGCTCGTCGGCGATGCGGCGCACGTCGGCGATCGTCGCGGCGTGCTCGTCGTGCGTGCCGTGCGAGAAGTTCAGCCGCACCACGTTGACGCCCGCCAAGAACAGCGCGCGCAGGATCTCCGGCTCGCGCGAGGCGGGCCCGACGGTCGCCACGATCTTCGTGCGCTTCGGCGGCGGATGCACCGGCGCGCGGGGTTCAGCGATTCCCGCCGGAAGCCTTTCGTCGGCACGCGGCATGGAGCGGCGCGCGATTCAGGAAAGAACCGCTCGCATGCGTGACGCGCGCGGTCGGGTGGGAAGGCCTCATGTCGATCGGCCGTCGTCGCGGCGCGACGCGCTCGCGCTCGGGCTCTCGTTCCTCGTCCACGGCTTGGTGTTCGCGCTGGTCGCGTTCTTCTGGAACAGCGCGCCCGGCGGGGCGCCGCGCGAGTCGGACGTCACCGCCGACGTGATCCTCGAAGAAGCCGCTCGGGCGCTTCCGCCCCCTCCGCCGGCGCCCGCGCGCGTCCCGGTCCCGACGCAGCGCCCGCGGACGCCGCGGCCGGTCGCGGTCCGCCCGGTGCCGCGCCGCCGCCTCGTCCCGCCGACGCCGCCCCCGCCGCGGCACCACGAGCTGGCCCGGATCCGCCCCTCGGCGCCGCCGCAGCCGACGGTCCCGCCGACCACGCGGCCCACCACGCCGCCGACGTTGCGGCCGACCGTTCCGCCGACGGTACGGCCGACCCGCGTCCCGACCGCGGAGC includes:
- a CDS encoding PT domain-containing protein, which translates into the protein MGRPHVDRPSSRRDALALGLSFLVHGLVFALVAFFWNSAPGGAPRESDVTADVILEEAARALPPPPPAPARVPVPTQRPRTPRPVAVRPVPRRRLVPPTPPPPRHHELARIRPSAPPQPTVPPTTRPTTPPTLRPTVPPTVRPTRVPTAEPSAVVAVETLEPTVAPTVRPTRQPTIPPTAPPTLAPTAPPTAVPTVRPTRQPTVPPTAPPTRVPTAPPTERPTAAPTEAPTARPTARPTAAPTTAPVIAAATVAPVLATGTPRPLATAAALGSPRPLGTSAPRPAGTTAARPAVSGPA